The following DNA comes from Longimicrobium sp..
GATGGCCGTCAGGTTGGTGAGCACCGCCATGGCGATGATCACCCAGGTCAGCACCACGCCGCGGTGCCAGCTGCCGAAGAAGAGCGTCGATCCGCCGACGAGGATGATCCGCTCGGCGCGCTGCATCAGCCCCACCTTGCAGTCGATCCCCAGCGACTCGGCCTTGGCGCGGGTGTAGCTCACCATCAGCGACCCTGCCAGGGCGGCGGCGACGACGTACGCCATCCACGGCTCGCCGATGTTCGGTTCCTTGCCGAGGTACAGCGACATCACCCCCAGCATCCACGCGATCTCGGCCATGCGGTCGGTGGTGCTGTCGTAGAACGAGCCGAACTTGGTGGTCTGCCCGGTGCGGACCGCCACCTGCCCGTCGACGATGTCGAGGAAGCCGCCCAGCAGCACCAGCGCGCCGCCGAGCTGGATGTGGAACAGGAAGAAGGCGAGGCCCGCGGCCAGGTTCACGGCCACGCCCACGGTGGTCACGTAGTTCGGGTTCACCCGGCGCCGCACCAGGAAGTCGAGCGGGCGCACCAGGATCCGCGAGATCTGCGCGCGGTACGCGGAAGGCTGGAACTTCAGCACTGCAAACGTCAGGTCAGGATGATGCGGCTCTGCTCGCCGGCCTCGATCCCCTTCGCGATCTCCTCGTCGATGCGCATCATGAGGCGGTCGAAGTTGGACCGGGCGGCCTCGAACGCCTGGTAGGCGCCGCTGGACTGCACGGTGGTGGCCAGGCGCTCGAACTCCTCGCGCTCGGCCTCGTCGGGCTCGCGCCCCGACTG
Coding sequences within:
- a CDS encoding CDP-alcohol phosphatidyltransferase family protein; this encodes MLKFQPSAYRAQISRILVRPLDFLVRRRVNPNYVTTVGVAVNLAAGLAFFLFHIQLGGALVLLGGFLDIVDGQVAVRTGQTTKFGSFYDSTTDRMAEIAWMLGVMSLYLGKEPNIGEPWMAYVVAAALAGSLMVSYTRAKAESLGIDCKVGLMQRAERIILVGGSTLFFGSWHRGVVLTWVIIAMAVLTNLTAIYRIWWVAQYLRKTQPVPSAPATGRSVPEPVNR